In one window of Cytophagaceae bacterium ABcell3 DNA:
- a CDS encoding mechanosensitive ion channel, producing MSAANLPNSSRRNTRDKRNLARNRRTHRRRSGRRRVSSAKGSLRKFRQATLLAVIFTTLLLMLLPSGDAESQDNDLPDTVAIIDEIAVDELVETVEEDEEELAPAETVSEALITLREMVASLYRNLPRFGIALVLLLVAWMVTKGVKYVFRKISKNKRRNSGIVALTTIVVWLVAISMIFGVLSGDIRALVGSLGLLGLALSWALQTPIESFTGWLLNSFQGYYRIGDRVVVGEVFGDVYKIDFLTTTVWETGGPERMGFVNAEQPTGRLVTFPNNEVLAGSVINLTRDFPFVWDEVTVQVSDESDLRLAMEVLFKVASDLLGDHMKGPARKYGTILQKAGLAYEGIPENPQVFFNFNESWTDTTLRYLVNARERRKWKSRLVLAITEEFGKPEYNGKISFSYNRNQVQFLNHHPDIS from the coding sequence GAACCCATCGCAGGAGGTCGGGCAGGCGGAGGGTGTCCAGTGCTAAGGGGAGTCTTAGAAAGTTTAGACAAGCCACCTTGCTCGCTGTTATTTTTACTACTTTATTGTTGATGTTACTCCCTTCTGGCGATGCTGAAAGCCAAGACAATGATTTGCCGGATACTGTAGCTATTATTGATGAAATAGCGGTAGATGAATTAGTTGAAACAGTAGAGGAGGACGAGGAGGAGTTGGCGCCTGCTGAAACTGTCAGTGAGGCACTGATAACCCTACGTGAAATGGTGGCTTCGCTTTATCGGAACCTTCCACGTTTTGGTATCGCTCTGGTACTATTGCTTGTGGCTTGGATGGTGACCAAAGGGGTAAAGTATGTTTTTAGAAAAATTTCAAAAAACAAGAGACGCAACAGCGGGATAGTTGCACTGACTACCATTGTAGTTTGGCTGGTTGCTATTAGTATGATTTTTGGGGTGTTATCAGGGGATATAAGGGCATTGGTCGGGTCTTTGGGGCTGCTTGGATTGGCATTGTCATGGGCGCTTCAAACGCCTATAGAAAGCTTTACAGGTTGGTTGCTTAACTCTTTTCAAGGTTACTATCGGATAGGCGACCGGGTGGTGGTAGGAGAGGTGTTTGGCGACGTATATAAAATAGACTTCCTTACCACAACAGTTTGGGAAACCGGAGGACCTGAAAGAATGGGTTTTGTCAACGCAGAGCAACCTACCGGCAGGCTGGTTACCTTTCCCAATAATGAAGTGTTGGCCGGCTCTGTTATTAACCTTACCAGAGACTTTCCTTTTGTTTGGGATGAGGTAACGGTTCAGGTGTCTGACGAATCAGACTTACGCTTGGCCATGGAAGTGCTGTTTAAAGTGGCATCTGACTTATTGGGTGATCATATGAAGGGACCAGCCCGAAAATATGGGACTATTTTGCAGAAAGCTGGGTTGGCCTATGAAGGCATTCCGGAAAATCCGCAAGTATTTTTTAACTTCAACGAATCTTGGACTGATACCACACTTCGGTATTTGGTAAACGCGCGTGAACGCAGAAAATGGAAAAGTCGCCTGGTGTTGGCAATCACAGAAGAGTTTGGTAAACCTGAGTACAATGGGAAAATCTCTTTCTCTTATAATAGAAACCAGGTACAGTTTTTAAACCATCACCCTGATATTTCGTAA